From one Micromonospora siamensis genomic stretch:
- a CDS encoding pyridoxal phosphate-dependent aminotransferase, translating into MTRLDEEPEAGRHRFAGRARRLSVGGLTKLLGAGVPADTLDFAVGTPAWPDPPAEVVEAACAALRGGANQYAPPDGDLGLRTALAGWLGRGVDPLTELTITSGATEALCVALLATVDPGDEVVVLEPCYENFLTAITVAGAQARFVPLRGDGWRYDSEELAAAFGPRTRAVVVNTPNNPTGRLLTADDIREIGALCERWDTTIISDEVYSSYVFDGRAHLSPRDVPGAGHRTIVLGSLSKSHAISGWRMGFLLADAERTEVLRRVHIVTSGGAAHPLQAGLAEAHLLGGTAWDPRPGLQDRRDRVVEALRGYGLRCVAPQGGCYALADIRDVSDTDSEAFVLDLLAGSRVLFVPGTFFFPNGGGKHLVRVAFNRPDSVIDELVARLGGAAVPATTRGA; encoded by the coding sequence ATGACACGACTGGACGAGGAGCCGGAGGCGGGCCGGCACCGGTTCGCCGGACGAGCGCGCCGCCTCTCCGTAGGCGGGCTCACCAAGCTGCTGGGCGCCGGGGTGCCCGCGGACACCCTGGATTTCGCCGTGGGGACACCGGCCTGGCCGGATCCGCCGGCCGAGGTGGTCGAGGCGGCGTGCGCGGCCCTGCGCGGCGGCGCCAACCAGTACGCCCCGCCGGACGGCGACCTGGGCCTGCGTACCGCACTGGCCGGCTGGCTCGGGCGGGGCGTCGACCCGCTGACCGAGCTCACCATCACCTCCGGGGCCACCGAGGCGCTGTGCGTCGCACTGCTGGCAACCGTGGACCCCGGTGACGAGGTTGTCGTGCTGGAACCCTGCTACGAGAACTTCCTGACCGCCATCACCGTCGCCGGCGCGCAGGCCAGGTTCGTTCCGCTGCGTGGGGACGGCTGGCGCTACGACTCCGAGGAACTGGCCGCCGCGTTCGGCCCCCGGACCCGCGCCGTCGTCGTCAACACGCCGAACAATCCGACGGGCCGCCTGCTCACCGCGGACGACATCCGGGAGATCGGCGCGCTCTGCGAACGCTGGGACACGACGATCATCTCGGACGAGGTCTACTCCTCGTACGTCTTCGACGGCCGGGCCCACCTCTCCCCGCGTGACGTACCCGGCGCCGGGCACCGCACCATCGTTCTCGGCAGCCTCTCGAAGAGCCACGCCATCAGCGGCTGGCGGATGGGGTTCCTGCTCGCCGACGCGGAGCGCACCGAAGTGCTGCGCCGGGTGCACATCGTCACCAGTGGCGGCGCGGCGCACCCGTTGCAGGCCGGGCTGGCCGAGGCGCACCTTCTCGGCGGCACTGCGTGGGATCCCCGGCCCGGTCTGCAGGACCGCCGGGACCGGGTGGTCGAGGCGTTGCGCGGCTACGGCCTGCGCTGCGTCGCACCGCAGGGCGGCTGCTACGCCCTGGCCGACATACGGGACGTCAGCGACACCGACTCCGAGGCGTTCGTGCTGGACCTGCTGGCCGGGTCGCGCGTCCTGTTCGTACCAGGGACGTTCTTCTTCCCCAACGGGGGCGGCAAACACCTCGTCCGCGTCGCGTTCAACCGCCCGGACAGCGTCATCGACGAGCTGGTCGCCCGCCTCGGCGGCGCGGCGGTACC